The Prinia subflava isolate CZ2003 ecotype Zambia chromosome 21, Cam_Psub_1.2, whole genome shotgun sequence genome window below encodes:
- the C21H1orf167 gene encoding uncharacterized protein C1orf167 homolog encodes MTTSAQHQLATGYSKEVEQACRIEGELWTQLCHRQRGNEFCWRAEAIRDMRRLAAFRLWCRQKELLSKEETRLLEARALLEKKKLRNIFWMWHSQSLEMKQILMVTTQIQRNLVSRCFSTWKETVEQKALDRCSLAHLRAISLRKHFQQWVEMLQVRGVDKQAVVNLFLLRWRQHYGAVRNSSVADMTATKRREDQALWTGERQFLEKTVYSFDDFCQKLKLQRVYLLWRTRLCEHHKADSFSQTLKQCELRKTLKLWHQKYLMLKTIEQSSKHLCRAVCEETHAMLFSEDLSTSSGFDSSAPATVTSQSSLEKECSLSDSSQHSFSSLLTAEDVTHVSCHSSFLQLPQCTELPAELGGELCLQASFLGSGRNWFVENQSSVLQSPDNNSQPPVSYSAWEEGCSSDKEGKSCWQQAEKYCLQRCFIVWSARTRHHVKAQQHCRHTRLSRAFLSWHHRLMENKNQKAAAALKDEVHSLQMAFSLWKRRLAQKVEVDRRFRCRVHQMTADALWHWRSCWERKRALRELQQQWAWHSCQEKKRLVLQTWYYQTRKQKYAVSFWQCCLLHRCLVTWARVTACRLRQREALSYFKRVRQHRLLAGSFTKWREKLLRAEQVPGGRNHKWQEPSPGKACHRWRVAARGQQALRLGSVTTVKQACNYWTRAAAFSQCSRQRSSLIGVRKSRKMSLSWSMKSRRGREDSAATGLFPSAIQRWLVIYRSQNRAKRLLERPDVVGPPHAHARIQENTAEVDLEQWDKKWLGRKYLRWWHHTVVLRQCQYDRKLLCLARAWHQWREASRVVILAQVLDQQRLIEKAWRVWRRRYLQSCVVQNLLEEEARSLLSQAFGRWQQLTAFQRKDKGSC; translated from the exons ATGACAACCTCAGCTCAGCATCAGCTTGCAACAGGATACTCAAAGGAAGTAGAGCAGGCTTGTAG GATCGAGGGAGAACTGTGGACACAGCTTTGTCATAGGCAGAGAGGAAATGAGTTCTGCTGGAGAGCTGAAGCAATCAGAGACATGAGACGCCTGGCTG CTTTCAGACTGTGGTGCcggcagaaggagctgctgagcaaaGAGGAAACCAGGCTTTTGGAAGCCCGTGCTCTGCTGGAAAAGAAGAAGCTACGAAACATTTTCTGGATGTGGCATTCTCAAAGCTTGGAAATGAAACAGATTCTGATGGTGACAACTCAAATCCAAAGAAACTTGGTCTCCCG GTGCTTCAGTACATGGAAGGAGACTGTTGAGCAGAAGGCACTTGACAGGTGCAGCCTGGCCCATCTCAGAGCCATATCACTGAGGAAGCATTTCCAGCAGTGGGTTGAGATGCTGCAGGTCAGAGGAGTTGATAAGCAGGCAGTGGTGAACCTCTTCCTTCTACGATGGAGGCAGCATTATG GAGCAGTGAGAAATAGCTCAGTAGCTGACATGACTGCGACAAAGAGGCGTGAAGATCAGGCATTGTGGACTGGAGAGAGACAGTTTCTGGAGAAAACCGTCTACTCTTTTGATGACTTCTGCCAAAAACTGAAACTGCAGAGAGTGTATCTGCTGTGGAGAACAAGGCTGTGTGAGCATCACAAAGCTGA ttctttctctcagACTTTGAAGCAGTGTGAACTCAGAAAAACTCTGAAATTATGGCACCAAAAGTATCTCATGCTGAAGACAATTGAACAAAGTTCTAAGCACTTGTGTAGAGCTGTCTGTGAGGAAACTCATGCCATGCTGTTTTCTGAGGACCTCTCAACATCATCTGGCTTTGACAGCAGTGCACCAGCTACTGTGACCTCTCAAAGCTCATTGGAAAAG GAATGCAGCCTTAgtgacagcagccagcacagcttctcctcCCTTCTGACTGCTGAGGATGTCACACACGTGTCATGTCACAGTTCTTTCCTGCAACTCCCCCagtgcacagagctgccagctgagctgggtgGGGAGCTGTGCTTGCAGGCCTCCTTCCTTGGATCTGG AAGAAATTGGTTTGTGGAAAATCAGtcatcagtgctgcagagtCCAGATAATAATTCACAGCCTCCTGTCAGTTACTCTGCATGGGAAGAG GGCTGCAGTTCTGACAAGGAGGGGAAGAGTTGctggcagcaagcagagaaataCTGCCTGCAGAGGTGCTTCATTGTGTGGTCAGCTCGAACTCGCCATCATGTAAaggcccagcagcactgcaggcacacCCGGCTGTCTCG AGCCTTTCTCAGCTGGCACCACCGGCTCATGGAAAATAAGaaccaaaaagcagcagcagccctaaAAGATGAAGTTCATAGTTTGCAGATGGCTTTCAGCCTGTGGAAAAGGAGACTGGCCCAGAAAGTGGAAGTTGACCGGAGATTCAGGTGTCGTGTTCACCAGATGACTGCTGATGCTCTGTGGCATTGGCGTTCCTGCTGGGAAA GGAAGCGTGCTctgagagagctgcagcagcaatgggcttggcacagctgccaggagAAGAAGAGGCTGGTCCTGCAGACATGGTATTACCAAACAAGGAAGCAGAAATATGCTGTTTCATTCTGGCAGTGTTGTCTCCTGCACAG GTGCCTTGTCACTTGGGCCCGGGTTACTGCATGTAGGCTGAGGCAGCGTGAAGCCCTCTCTTACTTTAAAAGAGTCAGACAGCACCGTCTCCTGGCTGGGAGCTTTACTAAGTGGAGAGAGAAACTCTTGAGAGCTGAACAAGTGCCAGGAGGGAGAAACCACAAGTGGCAGGAGCCCTCTCCAGGTAAAGCTTGTCACCGCTGGCGAGTGGCTGCGAGAGGACAGCAAGCCCTGCGCCTGGGATCCGTGACTACTGTCAAACAA GCCTGCAACTACTGgaccagagcagctgcctttTCCCAGTGCTCACGGCAGCGCAGTAGCCTCATAGGTGTtaggaaaagcaggaagatgTCTCTCTCTTGGTCCATGA AAAGCAGAAGAGGCAGAGAAGATTCAGCAGCAACTGGACTTTTTCCCAGTGCCATTCAGCGCTGGCTGGTGATCTACAGGAGCCAAAACAGGGCTAAGAGGCTGCTGGAGAGACCTGATGTGGTAGGACCCCCTCATGCACATGCAAGGATCCAGGAGAACACAGCAGAGGTGGACTTGGAGCAGTGGGATAAGAAGTGGCTTGG GAGGAAATATCTGAGGTGGTGGCATCACACAGTGGTCCTGCGCCAGTGCCAGTATGACAGGAAACTGCTCTGTCTGGCAAGGGCATGGCATCAGTGGAGGGAAGCCAGCAGGGTGGTGATACTGGCTCAGGTGTTG GACCAGCAGCGGCTGATAGAGAAGGCCTGGAGGGTATGGAGACGAAGATATTTGCAAAGCTGTGTGGTGCAGAATCTTTTGGAAGAGGAAGCCAGGAGCCTCCTATCTCAG GCCTTTGgaaggtggcagcagctcaCGGCATTCCAGCGCAAGGACAAAGGATCCTGCTGA
- the MTHFR gene encoding methylenetetrahydrofolate reductase (NADPH) isoform X1: MVNETQQACSASSSSRSDGSSSGSESSKDNSRCSTPVLDADRHERLREKMRRRQDAGDKWFSLEFFPPRTANAAVNLISRFDRMGAGGPLFIDVTWHPAGDPGSDKETSSMIIANTAVNYCGLETILHMTCCNQTKDDITGHLQKAKRLGLKNIMALRGDPAGEEWEEEVDGFNHAVDLVKHIRNEFDDYFDICVAGYPKGHPEAESYEADLRHLKEKVFAGADFIITQLFFRPETFLKFMKDCQAIGITCPIIPGIFPIQGYHSLRQLVKLSKLEVPQEIKDVIEPIKDNDAAIRNYGVELAVSMCRELLDSGMVHGLHFYTLNREVATTEVLKRLGIWKEDPRRPLPWAVSAHPKRRVEDVRPIFWASRPKSYIYRTQEWDDFPNGRWGNSSSPAFGELKDYYLFYLKSKSPREELLKMWGEELTGEESVFEVFTCYITGEPNRNGYKVTCMPWNDDPLATETNLLKDQLEKVNRRGILTINSQPNINGKPSTDPIVGWGPSGGYVFQKAYLEFFTSSEIVTALLKVLKKYELRVNYHIVNVKGQNITNAPDLQPNAVTWGIFPGREIIQPTVVDPVSFLSWKDEAFALWIEQWAKLYEEESPSRMIIQYIHDNYYLVNLVDNDFPLENCLWQVVEDTFELLNSATQQ, translated from the exons ATGGTTAATGAGACCCAGCAggcctgcagtgccagctccagctccaggtccgatggcagcagcagcggcagcgaGAGCTCCAAGGACAACTCGCGCTGCTCCACGCCCGTCCTCGACGCCGACCGGCACGAGCGGCTGCGGGAGAAGATGCGCCGCCGGCAGGACGCCGGGGACAAGTGGTTCTCCCTGGAGTTCTTCCCTCCACGCACAGCCAATGCTGCTGTCAACCTCATCTCCAG GTTTGACCGCATGGGAGCCGGTGGTCCCCTCTTCATTGATGTGACATGGCACCCTGCAGGGGACCCAGGATCTGACAAGGAAACCTCTTCCATGATTATTGCCAACACTGCAGTGAACTACTGTGGCCTGGAGACCATCCTGCACATGACATGCTGCAACCAGACCAAGGATGACATCACAGGGCATCTGCAGAAGGCCAAGAGGCTCGGGTTGAAGAACATCATGGCACTGCGTGGAG atcctgctGGTGAGGAATGGGAGGAAGAAGTAGATGGTTTCAACCATGCTGTTGATCTGGTGAAGCATATTCGCAATGAATTTGATGATTATTTTGACATCTGTGTGGCAG gcTACCCAAAGGGTCATCCTGAAGCAGAGAGCTATGAGGCAGACCTGAGGCACCTGAAGGAGAAAGTCTTTGCTGGAGCAGACTTCATCATTACACAGCTTTTTTTCCGACCAGAAACCTTTCTCAAGTTCATGAAGGATTGTCAAGCCATTGGCATTACCTGCCCCATTATTCCTGGCATCTTCCCTATACAG GGTTACCACTCCTTGCGCCAGCTGGTGAAGCTCTCTAAGCTGGAAGTGCCTCAGGAAATCAAGGATGTGATTGAACCCATCAAGGACAACGACGCAGCTATCCGGAACTACGGGGTGGAGCTGGCCGTGTCCATGTGCCGGGAGCTGCTGGACAGTGGGATGGTGCACGGGCTCCACTTCTACACCCTCAACAGGGAGGTGGCCACCACCGAAGTCCTGAAGCGCCTGGGCATATGGAAAGAGGACCCAAG GCggcctctgccctgggcagtcaGTGCTCACCCCAAGAGAAGAGTGGAGGATGTCCGGCCAATCTTCTGGGCCTCCAGGCCCAAGAGTTACATCTATCGCACCCAGGAGTGGGATGACTTCCCCAATGGCCGATG GGGTAActcctcctctccagctttTGGGGAGCTGAAGGACTATTACCTCTTCTATCTGAAGAGCAAGTCTCCCCGGGAAGAGCTTTTGAAGATGTGGGGAGAAGAACTGACTGGTGAGGAAAGTGTCTTTGAGGTGTTCACATGTTACATCACTGGAGAACCCAACAGGAATGGGTACAAG GTTACGTGTATGCCTTGGAATGACGACCCTCTTGCCACTGAAACCAACCTTCTGAAGGACCAGCTGGAGAAGGTCAACAGACGAGGGATCCTGACCATCAACTCCCAGCCAAACATCAATGGCAAACCCTCCACAGACCCTATTGTAGGCTGGGGGCCCAGTGGAGGTTATGTTTTCCAAAAG GCATACCTGGAGTTCTTCACCTCCAGTGAAATTGTCACGGCACTGCTCAAGGTGCTGAAGAAGTACGAGCTGCGAGTGAACTACCACATTGTCAATGTCAAG GGCCAGAATATCACCAACGCTCCAGATCTGCAACCCAATGCTGTCACCTGGGGTATCTTCCCAGGAAGGGAGATCATCCAGCCCACTGTCGTGGATCCTGTGAGCTTCCTCTCCTGGAAG GACGAGGCCTTTGCGCTGTGGATTGAGCAATGGGCCAAGCTCTATGAAGAGGAGTCACCCTCTCGCATGATCATCCAGTACATCCATGACAACTATTACTTGGTCAACCTGGTGGACAATGACTTCCCACTAGAAAACTGCCTCTGGCAGGTTGTGGAGGATACGTTTGAGCTGTTGAACTCTGCAACTCAGCAGTGA
- the MTHFR gene encoding methylenetetrahydrofolate reductase (NADPH) isoform X2, with amino-acid sequence MDTRFDRMGAGGPLFIDVTWHPAGDPGSDKETSSMIIANTAVNYCGLETILHMTCCNQTKDDITGHLQKAKRLGLKNIMALRGDPAGEEWEEEVDGFNHAVDLVKHIRNEFDDYFDICVAGYPKGHPEAESYEADLRHLKEKVFAGADFIITQLFFRPETFLKFMKDCQAIGITCPIIPGIFPIQGYHSLRQLVKLSKLEVPQEIKDVIEPIKDNDAAIRNYGVELAVSMCRELLDSGMVHGLHFYTLNREVATTEVLKRLGIWKEDPRRPLPWAVSAHPKRRVEDVRPIFWASRPKSYIYRTQEWDDFPNGRWGNSSSPAFGELKDYYLFYLKSKSPREELLKMWGEELTGEESVFEVFTCYITGEPNRNGYKVTCMPWNDDPLATETNLLKDQLEKVNRRGILTINSQPNINGKPSTDPIVGWGPSGGYVFQKAYLEFFTSSEIVTALLKVLKKYELRVNYHIVNVKGQNITNAPDLQPNAVTWGIFPGREIIQPTVVDPVSFLSWKDEAFALWIEQWAKLYEEESPSRMIIQYIHDNYYLVNLVDNDFPLENCLWQVVEDTFELLNSATQQ; translated from the exons ATGGACACCAG GTTTGACCGCATGGGAGCCGGTGGTCCCCTCTTCATTGATGTGACATGGCACCCTGCAGGGGACCCAGGATCTGACAAGGAAACCTCTTCCATGATTATTGCCAACACTGCAGTGAACTACTGTGGCCTGGAGACCATCCTGCACATGACATGCTGCAACCAGACCAAGGATGACATCACAGGGCATCTGCAGAAGGCCAAGAGGCTCGGGTTGAAGAACATCATGGCACTGCGTGGAG atcctgctGGTGAGGAATGGGAGGAAGAAGTAGATGGTTTCAACCATGCTGTTGATCTGGTGAAGCATATTCGCAATGAATTTGATGATTATTTTGACATCTGTGTGGCAG gcTACCCAAAGGGTCATCCTGAAGCAGAGAGCTATGAGGCAGACCTGAGGCACCTGAAGGAGAAAGTCTTTGCTGGAGCAGACTTCATCATTACACAGCTTTTTTTCCGACCAGAAACCTTTCTCAAGTTCATGAAGGATTGTCAAGCCATTGGCATTACCTGCCCCATTATTCCTGGCATCTTCCCTATACAG GGTTACCACTCCTTGCGCCAGCTGGTGAAGCTCTCTAAGCTGGAAGTGCCTCAGGAAATCAAGGATGTGATTGAACCCATCAAGGACAACGACGCAGCTATCCGGAACTACGGGGTGGAGCTGGCCGTGTCCATGTGCCGGGAGCTGCTGGACAGTGGGATGGTGCACGGGCTCCACTTCTACACCCTCAACAGGGAGGTGGCCACCACCGAAGTCCTGAAGCGCCTGGGCATATGGAAAGAGGACCCAAG GCggcctctgccctgggcagtcaGTGCTCACCCCAAGAGAAGAGTGGAGGATGTCCGGCCAATCTTCTGGGCCTCCAGGCCCAAGAGTTACATCTATCGCACCCAGGAGTGGGATGACTTCCCCAATGGCCGATG GGGTAActcctcctctccagctttTGGGGAGCTGAAGGACTATTACCTCTTCTATCTGAAGAGCAAGTCTCCCCGGGAAGAGCTTTTGAAGATGTGGGGAGAAGAACTGACTGGTGAGGAAAGTGTCTTTGAGGTGTTCACATGTTACATCACTGGAGAACCCAACAGGAATGGGTACAAG GTTACGTGTATGCCTTGGAATGACGACCCTCTTGCCACTGAAACCAACCTTCTGAAGGACCAGCTGGAGAAGGTCAACAGACGAGGGATCCTGACCATCAACTCCCAGCCAAACATCAATGGCAAACCCTCCACAGACCCTATTGTAGGCTGGGGGCCCAGTGGAGGTTATGTTTTCCAAAAG GCATACCTGGAGTTCTTCACCTCCAGTGAAATTGTCACGGCACTGCTCAAGGTGCTGAAGAAGTACGAGCTGCGAGTGAACTACCACATTGTCAATGTCAAG GGCCAGAATATCACCAACGCTCCAGATCTGCAACCCAATGCTGTCACCTGGGGTATCTTCCCAGGAAGGGAGATCATCCAGCCCACTGTCGTGGATCCTGTGAGCTTCCTCTCCTGGAAG GACGAGGCCTTTGCGCTGTGGATTGAGCAATGGGCCAAGCTCTATGAAGAGGAGTCACCCTCTCGCATGATCATCCAGTACATCCATGACAACTATTACTTGGTCAACCTGGTGGACAATGACTTCCCACTAGAAAACTGCCTCTGGCAGGTTGTGGAGGATACGTTTGAGCTGTTGAACTCTGCAACTCAGCAGTGA
- the CLCN6 gene encoding H(+)/Cl(-) exchange transporter 6 translates to MARCGAGLCCCCCCGERESRTPEELTILGETHEEEDEILPRKDYESLDYDRCINDPYLEILESMDNKKAQRYEAVKWVLVFAIGVCTGLVGLFVDFFVRLLTQLKFQVVQSSVEECTEKGCLALSLLELLGFNLTFVFLASLLVLIQPVAAGSGIPEIKCYLNGVKVPGVVRLRTVVCKATGVLFSVAGGLFVGKEGPMIHSGAVVGAGLPQFQSISLRKIQFNFPYFRSDRDKRDFVSAGAAAGVAAAFGAPIGGTLFSLEEGSSFWNQGLTWKVLFCSMAATFTLNFFRSGIQFGSWGSFQLPGLLNFGEFKCSESDKKCHLWTAVDLGFFILMGIVGGLLGATFNCLNKRLAKYRMRNVHPKPKLVRVLESLLVSLTTTVTVFVASMVLGECRQMSPGRHGGNDTLGLQDISEDVNSSIKTFFCPNETYNDMATLFFNPQESAILQLFHQDGTFSPVTLSLFFLLYFLLSCWTYGISVPSGLFVPSLLCGAAFGRLVANLLKSYIGLDHIYSGTFALVGAAAFLGGVVRMTISLTVILIESTNEITYGLPIMITLMVAKWTGDFFNKGIYDIHVNLRGVPLLEWETGVEMDKLRASDIMEPNLTYVYPHTRIQSLVSILRTTVHHAFPVVTENRGNEREFMKGNQLISNNIKFKKSSILTRAGEQRKRSQSMKSYPSSELRNMCDEHIATEEPPEKEDLLQQMLERRYTPYPSLYPDQSPSEEWTMEERFRPLTFHGLILRSQLVTLLDRGVCYSESQSSASQPRLSHAEMSEDYPRYPDIHDLDLTLLNPRMIVDVTPYMNPSPFTVSPNTHVSQVFNLFRTMGLRHLPVVNAVGEVVGIITRHNLTHEFLQARLRQHYQTI, encoded by the exons ATGGCgcgctgcggggccgggctgtgctgctgctgctgctgcggcgAGCGGGAGAGCCGCACCCCCGAGGAGCTG ACGATCCTAGGAGAAACTCACGAAGAGGAGGATGAGATCCTTCCACGCAAAGACTATGAG AGCTTGGATTATGACCGCTGTATCAATGACCCATACTTGGAAATTTTGGAGAGCATGGACAACAAG AAAGCCCAGAGATATGAAGCAGTGAAGTGGGTGCTGGTTTTTGCTATTGGAGTCTGTACAGGACTG GTGGGTCTCTTTGTGGATTTCTTTGTGCGGCTCCTTACCCAGCTCAAGTTCCAGGTGGTACAAAGCT CGGTGGAGGAATGCACTGAGAAAGGCTGCCTTGCACTGTCCTTGTTGGAGCTGCTGGGGTTCAACCTgacctttgtttttcttgccaGTCTCCTGGTCCTGATCCAA CCTGTAGCAGCTGGGTCAGGAATTCCTGAAATTAAGTGCTACCTCAACGGAGTGAAGGTTCCAGGGGTTGTGCGTCTGCGGACAGTGGTGTGCAAAGCCACAGGAGTGCTCTTCAGCGTGGCAGGAG GTCTTTTTGTCGGGAAGGAGGGTCCAATGATTCACAGTGGTGCTGTCGTGGGTGCGGGCTTGCCACAG TTCCAGAGCATCTCTTTGAGGAAGATCCAGTTTAACTTTCCCTATTTCCGCAGTGACAG GGATAAAAGGGATTTTGTatctgctggagcagctgcaggggttgcagctgcctttggagcCCCGATTGGAGGCACTCTTTTTAGTTTGGAAGAAGGTTCCTCCTTCTGGAACCAGGGACTCACATGGAAAGTG cttttctgttccatggctgcCACCTTCACCCTAAATTTTTTCCGCTCTGGGATTCAGTTTGGAAGCTGGGGATCTTTccagctccctgggctgctgAACTTTGGGGAGTTTAAG TGCTCTGAGTCTGATAAGAAATGCCACCTCTGGACAGCTGTGGACTTGGGCTTCTTCATTCTGATGGGGATTGTAGGAGGCCTTCTTGGAGCCACCTTTAACTGCCTGAACAAGAGACTTGCCAAGTACCGCATGCGCAATGTGCACCCCAAGCCAAAGCTGGTCAG GGTCCTGGAGAGCCTGCTTGTGTCGTTGACCACCACGGTCACGGTGTTCGTGGCCTCCATGGTGCTGGGGGAGTGCCGGCAGATGTCCCCCGGCAGGCACGGTGGCAATGACACCCTGGGCCTGCAG GATATATCAGAGGATGTAAATTCAAGcatcaaaacttttttttgccCAAATGAAACGTACAATGACATGGCCACACTCTTCTTCAACCCTCAGGAGTCAGCTatcctgcagctcttccacCAGGACG GTACTTTCAGCCCAGTCACCCTATCCCTGTTcttccttctctatttcttaCTCTCCTGCTGGACATATGGGATCTCTGTGCCCAGTGGTCTGTTTGTACCATCACTGCTTTGTGGGGCTGCCTTCGGACGCCTGGTCGCCAACCTCCTCAAAAG TTACATTGGCCTGGATCACATCTACTCAGGAACCTTTGCACTGGTCGGGGCAGCAGCGTTCCTGGGAGGAGTGGTCCGCATGACCATCAGCCTCACCGTCATCCTCATCGAGTCCACCAACGAGATCACCTATGGGCTCCCCATAATGATCACCCTCATG GTAGCCAAGTGGACAGGAGACTTTTTCAACAAAGGCATCTATGACATCCACGTGAACTTGCGAGGAGTGCCTCTTCTGGAGTGGGAAACCGGGGTGGAAATGGATAA GCTGCGAGCCAGTGACATCATGGAGCCCAACCTGACGTACGTGTACCCGCACACGCGGATCCAGTCCCTGGTGAGCATCCTGCGCACCACCGTGCACCACGCCTTCCCCGTGGTCACCGAGAACCGCGGCAACGAGAGGGAGTTCATGAAGGGAAACCAGCTCATCAGCAACAACATCAAGTTCAAG AAATCCAGCATCCTCACCCGAGCCGGAGAGCAGCGCAAGCGTAGCCAGTCCATGAAGTCCTACCCATCGAGTGAGCTGCGTAACATGTGTGATGAGCACATAGCAACAGAGGAGCCTCCTGAAAAGGAGGATCTGCTGCAACAGATGCTGGAGAGAAG ATACACTCCTTACCCCAGCCTGTACCCTGACCAGTCTCCCAGTGAGGAGTGGACCATGGAGGAGCGCTTCAGACCCCTGACCTTCCACGGCCTGATCCTGCGCTCACAGCTGGTCACCCTGCTCGACCGGGGCGTGTGCTACTCCGAGAGCCAGTCG AGTGCCAGTCAGCCCCGCCTGTCCCACGCAGAGATGTCAGAGGATTATCCCCGCTACCCAGACATCCATGACCTGGACCTCACACTGCTGAACCCTCGGATGATAGTG gaTGTCACCCCATACATGAACCCATCACCCTTTACTGTCTCTCCAAACACTCATGTGTCACAAGTCTTCAACCTGTTCAGGACAATGGGCCTCAGGCATTTACCAGTTGTGAATGCAGTTGGAGAG GTTGTTGGGATAATCACTCGGCACAACCTGACCCATGAATTCCTGCAGGCAAGACTGAGGCAGCACTATCAGACCATTTGA